In Spinacia oleracea cultivar Varoflay chromosome 5, BTI_SOV_V1, whole genome shotgun sequence, a single window of DNA contains:
- the LOC110801129 gene encoding uncharacterized protein, which yields MADSESTSPTDSSKKENFAPTKSTKIAELNESRTELFGRIQGLKQELQNWRSKLDNQVQSHRNELVELRKSLNVEVDQLRSEFQELRTTLQQQQEDVTASLRNLGLQDPSKDAETFTPIPMDAVTVAGHEVNDGGNNATANESGTTVNGNGGNINNATDVHLPSTEISGVDIEH from the exons ATGGCTGATTCCGAATCTACTTCTCCCACGGATTCCTCC AAGAAAGAGAATTTTGCTCCAACAAAATCTACTAAAATTGCG GAGTTGAATGAATCGAGGACAGAATTATTTGGTAGGATACAGGGCTTGAAACAG GAATTACAAAATTGGAGGTCCAAGTTAGATAATCAAGTTCAGAGTCATCGAAAT GAGCTGGTAGAACTCAGGAAATCTCTGAATGTTGAAGTGGATCAACTGCGATCA GAATTTCAAGAACTGAGGACAACGCTGCAGCAGCAACAGGAGGATGTGACTGCAAGTTTAAGAAATTTGGGG CTGCAGGATCCCTCAAAGGATGCTGAAACATTTACCCCTATTCCCATGGACGCTGTAACCGTTGCAGGTCATGAAGTTAATGATGGTGGTAATAATGCTACAGCTAATGAATCTGGAACTACTGTTAATGGAAATGGAGGCAATATTAATAATGCTACAGATGTGCACCTTCCCTCAACAGAGATTAGTGGAGTGGATATCGAGCATTAA